In Hyperolius riggenbachi isolate aHypRig1 chromosome 10, aHypRig1.pri, whole genome shotgun sequence, a genomic segment contains:
- the LOC137535153 gene encoding histone H1A-like: MAETAPAAAPPAAEPAAKKKQPKKAAAGGGAKKGSKKPSGPAVSELILKAVSASKERSGVSLAALKKALAAGDYDVEKNNSRLKLAIKGLLTKGSLVHVKGTGASGSFKVSKKEAAGKEHKKPAAAKKKPAAAAKPKKPATARKPKVAKSPKKPKKAPSAAKKSPAKKAAKKPAAAAAKKPKAAAKPKKAAKSPAKKAAKPKAAKSPAKKAAKPKKAAPKKK, from the coding sequence ATGGCAGAGACCgccccagcagcagcccctcccgcaGCGGAGCCCGCCGCCAAGAAGAAGCAGCCTAAGAAGGCGGCAGCCGGAGGAGGAGCCAAGAAAGGCAGCAAGAAGCCTTCCGGCCCCGCCGTGTCCGAGCTCATCCTCAAGGCCGTGTCCGCCTCCAAAGAGCGCAGCGGGGTCTCCCTGGCCGCCCTGAAGAAGGCTCTGGCTGCCGGAGACTACGATGTGGAGAAGAATAACAGCCGCCTCAAGCTGGCCATCAAGGGCTTGCTGACAAAGGGCAGCCTCGTCCATGTCAAAGGCACCGGCGCCTCCGGATCCTTCAAGGTCAGCAAGAAGGAGGCAGCCGGCAAAGAGCACAAGAAGCCGGCGGCGGCCAAGAAGAAGCCAGCGGCTGCCGCCAAGCCTAAGAAGCCGGCTACTGCCAGGAAGCCCAAAGTCGCCAAGTCCCCGAAGAAGCCTAAGAAAGCCCCCAGCGCCGCCAAGAAGAGCCCCGCTAAGAAGGCGGCCAAGAAACCGGCGGCAGCTGCTGCCAAGAAGCCCAAAGCTGCCGCTAAACCCAAGAAAGCCGCCAAGAGCCCCGCTAAGAAGGCAGCCAAGCCTAAGGCCGCCAAAAGCCCGGCAAAGAAGGCAGCCAAGCCCAAGAAGGCCGCTCCAAAGAAGAAATAA
- the LOC137535173 gene encoding histone H2B 1.1-like yields the protein MVEPAKSAPAPKKGSKKAVSKTQKKDGKKRRKTRKESYAIYVYKVLKQVHPDTGISSKAMSIMNSFVNDIFERIAGEASRLAHYNKRHTITSREIQTAVRLLLPGELAKHAVSEGTKAVTKYTSAK from the coding sequence ATGGTTGAACCAGCCAAGTCCGCCCCGGCGCCCAAGAAGGGCTCTAAGAAAGCGGTGAGCAAGACTCAGAAGAAGGACGGCAAGAAGCGCAGGAAGACCAGGAAGGAGAGCTACGCCATCTACGTGtacaaggtgctgaagcaggtgcaCCCCGACACCGGCATCTCCTCCAAGGCCATGAGCATCATGAACTCCTTCGTCAATGACATCTTCGAGCGCATTGCCGGGGAAGCTTCCCGCCTGGCTCATTACAACAAGCGCCACACCATCACCTCCCGGGAGATCCAGACCGCCGTCCGCCTGCTGCTGCCGGGAGAGCTGGCCAAGCACGCCGTGTCCGAGGGCACCAAGGCCGTCACTAAGTACACCAGCGCCAAGTAA
- the LOC137535820 gene encoding histone H2A type 2-B-like, with the protein MSGRGKQSGKARAKAKTRSSRAGLQFPVGRVHRLLRKGNYAERVGAGAPVYLAAVLEYLTAEILELAGNAARDNKKTRIIPRHLQLAVRNDEELNKLLGGVTIAQGGVLPNIQAVLLPKKTESHKAAKSK; encoded by the coding sequence ATGTCCGGAAGAGGCAAACAAAGCGGCAAGGCTCGTGCCAAGGCCAAGACTCGCTCCTCCCGGGCCGGCCTGCAGTTCCCAGTCGGCCGTGTTCACCGTCTGCTGAGGAAGGGCAACTATGCGGAGCGGGTGGGGGCCGGAGCTCCGGTCTATCTGGCCGCAGTGCTGGAGTATCTGACCGCTGAGATCCTGGAGCTGGCTGGTAACGCCGCCCGGGACAACAAGAAGACCCGCATCATCCCCCGCCACCTGCAGCTGGCCGTGCGCAACGACGAGGAGCTCAACAAGCTGCTGGGTGGGGTGACCATCGCCCAGGGGGGCGTCCTGCCCAACATCCAGGccgtgctgctgcccaagaagaCCGAGAGCCACAAGGCCGCCAAGAGCAAGTAA